One genomic region from Pseudomonas hormoni encodes:
- a CDS encoding iron-containing redox enzyme family protein, protein MTALTRLESRPAHEHAIPTAGSLKQCYEQLLLGDDAGQRRALGKTFLTAQLQRAADLPEEMPEDLSALQTFVEQHSTEVARQYADYLSARKEGGPRQFFSNKAHALFFLQAVSPIKLVDGAWLYGLLQHWRDPRFEGLVCTYLEELGEGNPAQNHVVIYRKLLAELGLQDTGVIADEHFLQGAIQLALGECADDFLPEVIGYNLGYEQLPLHLLISAYELSELGIDPYYFTLHVTIDNASTGHAQKAVQSVLQLLPIEGDREDFLRRVALGYRLNDLGQGSRAIIESFDLNAEVLNMLERKRPFGQHMHSDYCRFEGKTVNQWLSSPEQLPGFLAALEHKCWIKRHQDPQESRFWQLIDGDGAAMFGVFSPYEKQLLHDWIAGDWTAERSTPAVRRVSSGAVELALPASDPDIQTLQAALEGLSAAEQMPVLIPWLSAHRHAHPAGLMATRRFIELKSSLR, encoded by the coding sequence ATGACTGCCCTGACACGACTCGAATCCCGGCCTGCCCACGAGCACGCCATCCCGACTGCCGGCAGCCTGAAGCAGTGCTATGAACAGCTGCTGCTGGGCGACGATGCCGGGCAACGCCGCGCGCTCGGCAAAACGTTCCTGACAGCGCAACTGCAACGGGCCGCAGACCTGCCCGAAGAGATGCCGGAGGATTTGTCGGCCCTGCAAACTTTCGTCGAACAGCACAGCACCGAAGTGGCGCGCCAATACGCTGACTACCTGAGCGCCCGCAAGGAAGGCGGACCCCGGCAGTTCTTCAGCAACAAGGCGCATGCGCTGTTCTTCCTGCAAGCCGTCAGCCCGATCAAGCTGGTGGACGGTGCCTGGTTGTACGGCCTGTTGCAGCACTGGCGCGACCCGCGTTTCGAAGGGCTGGTCTGTACCTATCTGGAAGAGTTGGGCGAGGGCAACCCGGCGCAAAATCATGTGGTGATCTACCGCAAGCTCCTTGCCGAACTCGGTTTGCAGGACACCGGCGTCATCGCCGACGAGCATTTCCTGCAAGGCGCGATACAACTGGCGCTCGGCGAATGCGCCGACGACTTTTTGCCAGAAGTGATCGGCTACAACCTCGGCTACGAACAGCTGCCGCTGCACTTGCTGATCAGCGCCTATGAACTCAGCGAACTGGGCATCGATCCGTATTACTTCACCCTGCACGTGACCATCGACAACGCCAGTACCGGGCACGCGCAAAAAGCCGTGCAATCGGTGCTGCAACTGCTGCCGATCGAAGGTGATCGCGAAGACTTTTTGCGCAGGGTCGCGCTGGGTTATCGGCTCAATGACCTGGGGCAGGGCAGTCGCGCGATCATCGAGTCGTTCGACCTTAACGCTGAAGTGTTGAACATGCTGGAACGCAAACGCCCGTTTGGCCAGCACATGCATTCCGACTACTGCCGGTTTGAGGGCAAGACCGTCAATCAATGGCTGTCCTCGCCGGAGCAGCTACCGGGTTTTCTTGCTGCCCTGGAACACAAGTGCTGGATCAAACGTCATCAGGATCCCCAGGAAAGCCGCTTCTGGCAGTTGATTGATGGCGACGGCGCGGCCATGTTCGGTGTGTTCAGCCCTTATGAAAAGCAACTGTTGCACGACTGGATCGCGGGTGACTGGACAGCGGAACGTTCAACACCCGCGGTTCGCCGCGTAAGCAGTGGCGCGGTCGAACTGGCGTTGCCTGCCAGCGATCCGGATATTCAGACCTTGCAAGCCGCGCTGGAAGGGTTGTCCGCCGCCGAGCAGATGCCGGTGTTGATTCCTTGGCTGTCCGCCCATCGACACGCCCATCCTGCCGGCCTGATGGCCACGCGGCGATTCATCGAACTCAAATCCAGCCTTCGATAG
- a CDS encoding methyltransferase, protein MNQEEQLSAADLALLQLGRRLQADGYRFITPTPLTHQRVNDRAFGQSARTLREVFGWSRPFEPGLLSADEQRQLQQAGVLEESNGRLKSHVRWSSLDDLLFVHSGFPTDAADAVFFGPDTYRFAQLIHTHLQQSFAPVRRAVDIGCGAGVGAIVIARARREAEVLAVDINPAALRLTAVNAALAEVANVSIEASDVLQDVDGTFDLIVANPPYMADPAERAYRHGGGALGAQLSVRIVEQALNRLTPGGSLVLYTGVAMVDGCDAFLAALAPYLDSARFGWTYREIDPDVFGEELLMPGYQRVERIAVVALIVTRLDPGIGGSVESATGE, encoded by the coding sequence ATGAATCAGGAAGAACAACTAAGTGCTGCGGATCTGGCCTTGCTGCAATTGGGGCGCCGTTTGCAGGCGGACGGTTACCGCTTTATCACGCCGACACCGCTGACCCATCAGCGGGTCAATGACCGTGCATTCGGCCAAAGTGCCCGGACTCTGCGCGAGGTGTTCGGCTGGTCGCGGCCGTTCGAACCGGGTCTGTTATCAGCGGATGAACAACGGCAATTGCAACAGGCGGGCGTTCTCGAAGAGAGCAATGGCCGGCTGAAAAGCCACGTACGCTGGTCCAGCCTCGATGACCTGCTGTTCGTGCATTCGGGATTCCCCACGGACGCGGCCGACGCGGTGTTCTTTGGCCCGGATACCTACCGTTTTGCCCAGTTGATTCACACCCATCTGCAACAGAGTTTCGCGCCGGTCAGACGCGCCGTGGACATCGGCTGCGGCGCGGGCGTCGGCGCCATCGTGATTGCTCGCGCACGCCGTGAAGCCGAAGTGCTGGCGGTCGATATCAACCCGGCGGCGCTACGCCTGACGGCTGTGAACGCCGCGCTCGCCGAAGTGGCCAACGTCAGCATCGAGGCCAGTGATGTGCTGCAGGATGTCGACGGTACATTCGACCTGATCGTCGCCAATCCGCCCTACATGGCCGACCCGGCCGAGCGTGCCTATCGCCACGGCGGCGGGGCGCTTGGCGCGCAATTGTCGGTGCGCATTGTCGAGCAGGCGCTGAACCGACTGACCCCTGGCGGTTCGCTGGTGTTGTACACCGGAGTGGCGATGGTCGACGGCTGCGATGCGTTTCTCGCCGCGTTGGCGCCGTACCTGGATTCGGCACGGTTCGGCTGGACCTATCGCGAGATCGATCCCGACGTGTTCGGCGAAGAACTGTTGATGCCGGGCTACCAACGGGTGGAACGGATTGCGGTGGTCGCGCTGATCGTCACGCGGCTCGATCCGGGCATCGGTGGAAGCGTTGAATCAGCCACAGGTGAGTGA
- the ligD gene encoding DNA ligase D, which yields MNKNLDDYNRMRDFSATSEPAAKRSGKKAAKDHALQFCIQKHDASRLHYDFRLELDGALKSWAVPKGPSLDPKVKRLAVHVEDHPIDYATFEGSIPEGHYGAGDVIVWDRGVWIPQEDPAKAYAKGKLKFELQGEKLGGLWNLVRTHMPGKQEQWFLIKHQDSAAKPESDYDVVAAEPDSVLSDRTIVAKKSKAADKPKPIKKPARKIAEKKQSAQLTGAHKATLPDLIKPELATLVEKAPDGEWSYEIKFDGYRIMARIDHGEVKLFTRNGHDWTHKLPKQAEALASLQLESAWLDGEMVVTNEQGVPDFQALQNAFDSGRSGNILYYLFDMPYLNGVDLREVPVEERRVALATVLKPNEDPLLRFSDAFAEEPDALLNSACQMQMEGLIGKRLGSPYVSRRSSDWIKLKCKHRQEFVVVGYTDPKGSRNAFGALLLGLHDRNSGELRYAGKVGTGFNETTLKSIYEQLKPLQTKKPSVVNPPTGFDAKGVHWLKPVLLAEIAFAEMTKEGSVRHAVFHGLRDDKPAEDITEERPKVVKKSTAEKPAPRQKKASEKTAPAPSQLGLGEGKVRITHPDRVIDASSGTTKVQLAEYYARVAEWILPELKDRPVALVRAPDGIAGELFFQKNAERLAIPGITTLDKELTGQPIMIINSAEALIGAVQMSTVELHTWNATSDNLDKPDRFVLDLDPDPALPWKSMVEATQLTLSVLDELGLKAFLKTSGGKGIHLVVPLTRKLGWDEVKDFSHAIVSHMAKLLPERFSAVSGPKNRVGRIFIDYLRNGLGATTICAYAARTREGLPVSVPIFREEVAGLKGGNQWNVHNVHERLAEVGDEPWADLKKTKQAITAEMRRRVGMKK from the coding sequence ATGAACAAGAATCTGGATGACTACAACCGCATGCGCGACTTCTCGGCGACCTCTGAACCGGCCGCCAAACGTTCGGGCAAGAAAGCCGCGAAAGATCACGCCTTGCAGTTCTGCATCCAGAAGCACGACGCCTCGCGCCTGCATTATGACTTTCGCCTGGAACTCGATGGCGCGCTGAAGAGTTGGGCGGTGCCAAAAGGCCCGTCGCTGGACCCCAAGGTCAAGCGCCTGGCGGTGCATGTCGAAGACCATCCGATTGATTACGCCACGTTCGAGGGCAGCATTCCCGAAGGGCATTACGGTGCCGGTGACGTGATTGTCTGGGACCGTGGCGTCTGGATTCCGCAGGAAGACCCGGCCAAGGCCTACGCCAAGGGCAAGCTCAAGTTCGAGCTGCAGGGCGAGAAGCTTGGTGGCCTGTGGAATCTGGTGCGTACGCACATGCCGGGCAAGCAGGAACAGTGGTTCCTGATCAAGCATCAGGACAGTGCGGCCAAACCCGAAAGCGATTACGACGTGGTCGCCGCCGAGCCGGACAGCGTACTCAGTGACCGGACCATCGTTGCGAAAAAGTCGAAAGCGGCGGACAAGCCCAAGCCCATCAAGAAACCGGCGCGCAAAATCGCGGAAAAAAAACAGTCGGCGCAACTGACCGGTGCGCACAAAGCGACATTGCCGGACCTGATCAAGCCCGAACTGGCCACGCTGGTGGAAAAAGCCCCGGACGGCGAATGGAGCTATGAGATCAAGTTCGACGGCTATCGGATCATGGCTCGCATCGACCATGGCGAGGTCAAGCTGTTCACCCGCAACGGTCACGACTGGACCCACAAACTGCCGAAACAAGCCGAGGCGCTGGCTTCGCTGCAACTCGAATCCGCCTGGCTCGATGGCGAGATGGTGGTGACCAACGAGCAGGGCGTGCCGGACTTTCAAGCGCTGCAAAACGCCTTCGACTCCGGGCGCAGCGGCAACATTCTTTACTACCTGTTCGACATGCCGTACCTCAATGGCGTGGACCTGCGCGAGGTGCCGGTCGAAGAGCGGCGGGTCGCGCTGGCGACGGTGCTCAAGCCGAACGAAGATCCGTTGCTGCGGTTCTCCGACGCGTTCGCCGAAGAACCCGACGCCTTGCTCAACAGCGCCTGCCAGATGCAGATGGAAGGGCTGATCGGCAAACGCCTGGGCTCGCCTTACGTGTCGCGTCGCAGCAGCGACTGGATCAAACTCAAGTGCAAGCATCGACAAGAGTTTGTGGTGGTCGGCTACACCGATCCGAAAGGATCGCGCAATGCGTTTGGTGCGTTGCTGCTGGGGCTGCATGACCGGAACAGCGGGGAGCTGCGCTATGCCGGCAAGGTCGGCACGGGCTTCAACGAGACAACGCTTAAAAGCATCTACGAACAACTGAAACCGTTGCAGACCAAGAAACCTTCGGTGGTCAATCCACCGACCGGTTTTGACGCCAAAGGTGTGCACTGGCTCAAACCCGTTCTGCTGGCTGAAATTGCCTTCGCCGAAATGACCAAGGAAGGCTCTGTTCGCCATGCCGTGTTCCATGGTCTGCGCGACGATAAGCCGGCCGAAGACATCACCGAGGAGCGTCCAAAAGTGGTGAAGAAAAGCACGGCAGAAAAACCTGCCCCCCGCCAAAAGAAAGCCTCGGAAAAAACCGCACCGGCGCCGTCACAACTCGGCCTGGGCGAGGGCAAGGTGCGGATCACTCACCCGGACCGGGTCATCGACGCCAGCAGCGGCACCACCAAAGTGCAACTGGCGGAGTATTACGCCCGCGTCGCCGAATGGATTCTGCCCGAATTGAAAGACCGGCCCGTGGCGCTGGTTCGCGCGCCGGACGGTATTGCCGGTGAACTGTTTTTCCAGAAGAACGCCGAGCGCCTGGCCATTCCGGGGATCACCACCCTAGACAAGGAACTCACCGGCCAACCGATCATGATCATCAACAGCGCCGAAGCGCTGATCGGCGCTGTGCAGATGAGCACCGTCGAGCTGCACACCTGGAATGCCACTTCGGACAACCTCGACAAGCCCGACCGCTTCGTTCTCGACCTCGACCCGGACCCGGCGCTGCCGTGGAAAAGCATGGTCGAGGCGACCCAACTGACGCTGTCGGTACTGGACGAACTGGGACTCAAGGCCTTCCTCAAGACCAGCGGCGGCAAAGGCATCCACCTCGTGGTGCCGCTGACCCGCAAGCTCGGCTGGGATGAAGTGAAGGATTTCAGCCACGCTATCGTCAGCCACATGGCCAAACTGTTGCCGGAGCGGTTTTCCGCGGTGTCGGGGCCGAAGAACCGGGTGGGGCGGATCTTCATCGATTACCTGCGCAACGGCCTCGGCGCCACCACCATTTGTGCTTACGCGGCGCGCACCCGCGAAGGGCTGCCGGTGTCGGTGCCGATCTTTCGCGAGGAAGTGGCCGGGCTCAAGGGCGGCAATCAGTGGAACGTGCACAATGTGCATGAACGCCTGGCCGAGGTGGGCGACGAGCCTTGGGCCGACCTGAAGAAAACAAAACAGGCAATTACCGCCGAGATGCGGCGGCGGGTGGGGATGAAGAAGTAG
- a CDS encoding DUF3303 domain-containing protein: MLFMVSWSISPENRNTVIKRFLETKGAPPSGVKMLGRWHAVGGSSGFGIAETDDVVQIQKWVLQWNDLMNMEVHAALTDDQAGPLLAAAVGKQ, translated from the coding sequence ATGTTATTCATGGTCAGTTGGTCGATCAGCCCGGAAAACCGTAACACCGTGATCAAGCGTTTCCTCGAGACCAAGGGAGCTCCGCCCTCAGGCGTCAAGATGCTGGGGCGCTGGCATGCCGTCGGTGGCTCGAGCGGTTTTGGCATCGCAGAAACCGATGATGTCGTACAGATTCAAAAGTGGGTGCTGCAATGGAATGACCTGATGAACATGGAGGTGCATGCCGCACTCACCGATGATCAGGCCGGGCCGCTGCTGGCGGCGGCTGTCGGCAAGCAATAG
- the grxC gene encoding glutaredoxin 3 gives MNTVTLYTTDTCPYCRNAKTLLASRGIAVREINVQSEPGRFQEMLSRSGRRSVPQIFIGDTHVGGFDDLAKLDRQGGLLSMLA, from the coding sequence ATGAACACTGTGACGCTCTATACCACCGACACTTGCCCTTACTGCCGCAACGCCAAAACACTGCTGGCCAGTCGGGGCATTGCGGTTCGGGAAATAAACGTTCAATCGGAACCGGGGAGATTCCAGGAGATGCTCAGCCGAAGCGGTCGTCGCAGCGTGCCGCAGATTTTTATCGGTGACACGCATGTCGGCGGTTTTGATGACCTGGCCAAACTTGATCGTCAGGGAGGTTTGTTGTCGATGCTGGCCTGA
- a CDS encoding carboxymuconolactone decarboxylase family protein: MSRINTLSLEHANDTTRPLLEGVQKKIGFLPNVFKTLAHAPAVLASYLQLSATLGKTSLSATEKEAIFLATSQVNGCDYCLAAHTLFAGKAGLSAQDILSARDGQLNAFALLARQITESRGHLSSEQIEAARAAGIDDSKIVEVIGHVASQTLTNYLNNVALTEIDFPAIDA; the protein is encoded by the coding sequence ATGAGCCGCATCAATACCCTGAGCCTTGAACACGCCAACGACACCACCCGCCCGTTGCTGGAAGGCGTGCAGAAAAAAATCGGCTTTTTGCCCAATGTCTTCAAGACGCTGGCCCACGCACCTGCGGTGCTCGCCTCTTATCTGCAACTGTCGGCGACCCTCGGTAAAACGTCCCTGAGCGCCACCGAGAAAGAAGCAATCTTCCTCGCCACCTCTCAGGTGAATGGCTGCGACTACTGCCTGGCGGCCCACACTCTGTTTGCCGGCAAGGCCGGGTTGTCTGCGCAAGACATCCTCAGCGCCCGTGATGGCCAGCTCAATGCGTTCGCCCTCCTCGCCCGACAAATCACCGAAAGCCGCGGCCACCTGAGCAGCGAGCAGATCGAAGCGGCGCGGGCAGCCGGCATCGACGACAGCAAGATTGTCGAAGTGATCGGCCATGTGGCGTCGCAGACCCTGACCAATTACCTCAACAACGTCGCGCTGACCGAGATCGATTTTCCGGCGATCGATGCTTGA
- a CDS encoding AraC family transcriptional regulator, giving the protein MDRLSTLLSHFGVSAGTFHSGTFCGTTGFDGEQACGHLHLLKAGELTLKLGDERDIQLNKPTLIFFPRPFRHRLFAAETSDTQLVCASLTFDGGAGNALAAALPDYLVLGLDEIPNMTGTLDWLFNEAFGGVCGREAMMDRLFEVLVIQLLRHLLANHQQSPGLMAGLADPRLARSLSLMHDTPGKAWTVAELSAAANMSRASFAEHFRQVVGQTPVDYLVSWRISLAQKRLREGKSIALIVDEVGYESPSALARAFRRKTGVSPREWMRNGKGR; this is encoded by the coding sequence ATGGATCGCTTGTCTACGTTGCTCAGCCATTTCGGCGTCAGTGCCGGAACCTTCCACAGCGGCACGTTCTGCGGCACCACGGGTTTTGACGGTGAACAGGCGTGTGGGCACCTTCATTTGCTTAAGGCCGGTGAACTGACCCTCAAACTGGGCGATGAGCGCGACATCCAGCTCAACAAGCCGACCCTGATTTTTTTCCCTCGGCCCTTCCGACATCGCTTGTTTGCCGCTGAAACGTCCGACACACAACTGGTGTGCGCCTCACTGACTTTCGATGGCGGTGCGGGCAACGCGCTGGCGGCGGCCTTGCCCGATTACCTGGTGCTGGGCCTCGACGAAATACCGAACATGACCGGTACGCTGGACTGGCTGTTCAACGAAGCCTTCGGTGGTGTTTGCGGTCGCGAAGCGATGATGGACCGCCTGTTCGAAGTGCTGGTCATCCAGTTGCTGCGGCACCTGTTGGCTAACCATCAGCAAAGCCCCGGCTTGATGGCCGGCCTCGCCGACCCACGCTTGGCGCGCTCGTTGAGCTTGATGCATGACACCCCCGGCAAAGCCTGGACCGTGGCTGAGTTGTCAGCGGCAGCCAATATGTCCCGGGCCAGCTTCGCCGAGCACTTTCGTCAGGTGGTGGGGCAGACGCCGGTTGATTATCTGGTGAGCTGGCGCATCAGTCTGGCGCAGAAGCGTTTGCGTGAGGGCAAGTCCATCGCCCTGATTGTCGATGAGGTGGGCTATGAAAGTCCTTCGGCCCTGGCTCGGGCGTTCCGGCGCAAGACCGGTGTCAGTCCGCGAGAGTGGATGCGGAACGGGAAGGGGCGATAG
- a CDS encoding polysaccharide biosynthesis/export family protein, which yields MLRFWLPVVCALAVLPSISSAVANDAAYLLSPGDKLNVSVWGEDKLKQDVIVLPNGSITFPLAGPVDVAGLDTTAVEEKIAAKLVKFIPDPQVSVVVTSTEGNLVYVQGKVVKPGPVHMSGQTSVLQALSQSGGLDKFADTDDIKVVRLNGTKQEILRVNYSKLMSGDDMSTNFLLKAGDTLVVP from the coding sequence ATGTTGCGTTTCTGGTTACCTGTGGTCTGCGCGCTGGCTGTCCTGCCCAGCATTTCCAGTGCCGTTGCAAACGATGCTGCTTACCTGTTGAGTCCGGGTGACAAGCTCAACGTTTCTGTTTGGGGCGAAGACAAGCTCAAACAGGATGTGATCGTTCTTCCCAATGGAAGCATCACCTTCCCGCTGGCAGGGCCGGTCGATGTCGCGGGTCTCGATACCACCGCAGTCGAAGAGAAAATAGCCGCCAAGCTTGTAAAGTTCATACCCGATCCGCAGGTGAGCGTCGTTGTCACGAGCACCGAAGGCAATCTCGTTTACGTGCAGGGTAAGGTCGTGAAACCCGGCCCTGTGCACATGTCCGGTCAAACGTCAGTGCTGCAGGCATTAAGCCAGTCGGGCGGCCTCGACAAATTCGCCGACACGGATGACATCAAGGTCGTGCGACTCAACGGGACCAAGCAAGAGATCCTGCGCGTCAACTACAGCAAGTTGATGTCCGGGGATGACATGTCCACCAATTTTCTACTTAAAGCCGGCGATACGCTGGTCGTGCCTTAG
- a CDS encoding GumC family protein — protein sequence MTTEYEMSVNDYIAIIKHHAVLLIVSCAAILGISIAVAMSLPPTFESSGTILIESQQISPELVAANNGTFADERIEVIRQRVMTRENLAAIIDKYNLFSTGRHLSVSEKIDEMRNAIGVTLVSAAIKGRGEVTIAFRLSFEHRQPEIATQVANELVTLFLNENIRQRTERANENTEFAKQEADKLEVALNAQDSRVAIFKEEHSDALPENRELLTNMLTRAENDLKDVDRDYKAAREELRFNELELIAANTGVATKPGAAGAAADKPQDLGSLKVEYARLQTLYTDAHPDVRAVKRKIAALEANKSGAGSAAVPVNMDVAKAQARIAATEARIRSLADQKQQTVQKISEYQAQIIKMPQVERGLITLMRDHDNAKKKYEEMRAKEINARISESLEQENKAERFVLLESPLMPEKPVRPNRKKVVAMGFVLAPVGAGALVMLLEMMSSRVRGAEALASVLGRRVLVSIPYIHTMAELERRKKWRTRLIVCAVVLFAILLVLVHFLYMPLDQLAFKTLGRFA from the coding sequence ATGACTACTGAATACGAAATGTCGGTCAACGACTACATTGCAATCATCAAGCACCATGCGGTGCTGTTGATCGTCAGTTGCGCGGCGATACTTGGCATCAGCATTGCGGTCGCGATGTCGCTCCCCCCAACCTTTGAGTCCTCCGGCACGATTCTGATCGAGTCGCAGCAGATCTCGCCTGAGCTGGTCGCGGCGAACAACGGCACCTTTGCCGATGAGCGTATCGAAGTCATTCGTCAGCGTGTGATGACCCGAGAGAATCTGGCAGCGATCATCGACAAATACAATTTGTTCTCTACTGGCCGGCACTTGAGCGTTTCCGAGAAAATCGATGAAATGCGCAATGCGATTGGCGTCACCCTGGTCAGCGCCGCGATCAAGGGGCGCGGGGAAGTGACAATTGCGTTTCGCCTTTCCTTTGAGCACCGCCAGCCAGAGATTGCCACCCAGGTGGCCAACGAGCTGGTGACGCTGTTCCTGAATGAAAACATCAGGCAGCGCACCGAGCGCGCCAATGAAAACACAGAGTTCGCAAAGCAGGAGGCAGACAAGCTCGAGGTTGCCCTGAATGCCCAGGACAGTCGCGTGGCGATATTCAAGGAGGAGCACAGCGACGCGCTGCCCGAGAATCGGGAATTGCTCACGAACATGTTGACGCGCGCCGAAAACGACCTCAAGGACGTCGACCGTGACTACAAGGCTGCCCGTGAGGAATTGCGTTTCAACGAGTTGGAGCTTATCGCCGCCAATACCGGCGTAGCGACCAAGCCTGGAGCGGCGGGTGCAGCCGCTGACAAACCGCAGGATCTGGGCAGCCTCAAGGTGGAGTACGCCCGTTTGCAGACGCTGTATACCGACGCCCACCCCGATGTGCGTGCCGTGAAACGCAAGATTGCGGCACTTGAGGCGAACAAGTCGGGGGCGGGTAGTGCGGCAGTGCCCGTCAATATGGATGTAGCGAAGGCTCAGGCGCGGATCGCCGCCACCGAGGCACGTATCAGGTCACTGGCCGATCAGAAGCAGCAGACGGTCCAGAAAATATCTGAATACCAAGCGCAGATTATTAAAATGCCTCAAGTCGAGCGCGGCCTGATCACGCTGATGCGCGACCATGACAACGCGAAAAAGAAATATGAGGAGATGCGCGCCAAAGAGATCAACGCGAGAATTTCCGAAAGCCTGGAACAGGAAAACAAGGCCGAGCGTTTTGTTCTCCTGGAGTCGCCGCTGATGCCTGAAAAGCCGGTTCGGCCGAACCGTAAAAAGGTGGTCGCCATGGGCTTCGTGCTTGCCCCGGTGGGCGCTGGCGCGCTGGTGATGCTTCTCGAGATGATGAGTTCGCGCGTGCGCGGGGCTGAAGCCCTGGCCAGCGTGCTGGGCAGACGCGTACTGGTTTCCATTCCCTACATTCACACCATGGCCGAACTGGAACGCCGCAAGAAGTGGCGAACGCGCCTGATCGTGTGCGCCGTCGTGCTGTTCGCGATCCTTCTGGTGCTCGTGCACTTCCTCTACATGCCTCTGGATCAGCTGGCGTTCAAAACGCTGGGCCGGTTTGCATAA
- a CDS encoding CpsD/CapB family tyrosine-protein kinase: MTSTAQSSGLNALSYVQTKVVPLRPDHLERNRIVAYNKNSNMGGAFDLLRTQVLKVMEENGWRTLAITSPTPEAGKTVLAINLAMSIAHHTTKTALLVDFDLRRPTVGACLGLTMEKSLNEYLADEAELQEVLVNPTLPRFVVLPTRKAIPLSTEVLSSPKVSHLISDLRERYNSRIVIFDLPPILSSDDVITVLPKFDCVLLVVANGMNNRKEIEESLHHLGTANLIGTVLNKAEPQNRSYY, from the coding sequence ATGACTTCCACCGCGCAATCTTCAGGTCTGAATGCGCTCAGCTATGTGCAAACCAAGGTTGTCCCTTTGCGGCCGGATCACCTCGAGCGCAATCGCATTGTGGCGTACAACAAGAACTCGAATATGGGCGGGGCGTTCGATCTGCTGCGTACGCAAGTCCTGAAAGTCATGGAAGAAAATGGCTGGCGCACGCTCGCCATCACCTCGCCGACACCTGAGGCCGGCAAGACGGTACTGGCGATCAACCTGGCCATGAGCATCGCGCATCACACCACCAAGACGGCATTGCTGGTGGATTTCGACTTGCGCCGTCCGACCGTGGGTGCCTGCCTGGGGTTGACGATGGAGAAATCGCTGAATGAATACCTGGCCGATGAAGCGGAACTGCAAGAGGTTCTGGTTAACCCGACCTTGCCGCGCTTTGTAGTCCTGCCGACCCGCAAGGCGATTCCGCTCTCCACCGAGGTGCTGTCATCGCCCAAGGTGAGCCACTTGATTAGTGATTTGCGCGAACGCTACAACTCACGAATCGTGATTTTCGATTTGCCGCCCATCTTGAGTTCGGACGATGTCATTACCGTCCTGCCTAAATTCGACTGCGTCCTGCTCGTGGTCGCCAACGGCATGAACAACCGGAAAGAGATCGAGGAAAGCCTTCATCATCTGGGGACAGCCAATCTGATTGGCACTGTGCTGAACAAAGCGGAGCCGCAAAACCGCTCGTACTACTAG
- the galE gene encoding UDP-glucose 4-epimerase GalE, whose amino-acid sequence MNFLVVGGAGYIGSHMVKHLLRAGHELVVADNFSTGYRDALTGGKLVELDIADAQALDTLFAAHHFDAVFHFASFIQVGESVTEPAKYYQNNLAATLTLLQAMVRANIKHFIFSSTAAVYGNPEYVPIDEEHPKAAINPYGRSKWMVEQMLEDFDRAYGLKSVCLRYFNAAGADPEGQLGERHEPETHLLPLILQAASGRRESITVYGRDYDTPDGTCIRDYVHVADLAAAHALAVDYLLAGGASTAFNLGNGQGFSVQEVIDTARRVTGQDISVSDAPRRAGDPPRLVADPQRACTLLGWQPQFASLEQIVTHAWSWEKKHPWH is encoded by the coding sequence ATGAATTTTTTGGTGGTCGGCGGTGCAGGTTATATCGGCTCGCACATGGTCAAGCATCTGCTGCGTGCAGGTCACGAACTGGTGGTGGCCGACAATTTTTCCACGGGGTATCGCGACGCCTTGACGGGCGGAAAACTGGTTGAGCTGGACATCGCCGACGCGCAGGCCCTGGATACCTTGTTTGCCGCACACCACTTCGATGCCGTGTTCCACTTCGCCTCGTTCATACAGGTCGGCGAATCCGTCACTGAACCGGCCAAGTATTATCAGAACAACCTGGCCGCCACGCTGACGCTGCTACAGGCCATGGTTCGCGCGAACATCAAGCACTTCATCTTTTCCTCGACGGCCGCCGTTTACGGCAACCCGGAATATGTGCCCATCGACGAAGAACACCCCAAGGCGGCGATCAACCCCTATGGTCGCAGCAAGTGGATGGTGGAACAGATGCTTGAAGATTTCGATCGCGCGTACGGGTTGAAGTCGGTTTGCCTGCGCTACTTCAACGCCGCCGGAGCAGACCCTGAAGGACAGCTGGGTGAACGCCATGAACCGGAAACCCACCTGCTGCCATTGATCCTGCAAGCCGCCTCCGGCCGACGCGAGAGCATCACCGTCTATGGCCGCGATTACGACACGCCTGACGGCACCTGTATTCGCGACTACGTCCACGTTGCCGATCTGGCGGCCGCCCACGCACTGGCCGTGGATTACCTGTTGGCCGGCGGTGCAAGCACGGCGTTCAACCTCGGTAACGGCCAAGGGTTTTCGGTACAGGAAGTAATTGACACCGCGCGCCGCGTGACCGGTCAGGACATCTCCGTCAGCGATGCGCCACGCCGTGCGGGTGATCCACCACGCCTTGTGGCCGATCCCCAAAGGGCCTGCACGCTACTTGGCTGGCAACCACAATTTGCTTCACTGGAGCAGATCGTGACGCACGCCTGGAGCTGGGAAAAGAAACACCCTTGGCACTGA